CGGCCTTTTTCTCGAACAGCATGCGAGCTTCCGCATGCATCCGAAGCGCGTCGGACTGATCCTTCTTGGCCTTGGCTTTGGTGACATCCTTCATCAGTGAGGAAGGGGTGTCTTCGAAAAGGCCCCAGCGGCTGGAAGGGAGAATGGCCTCGGCTTCGCGGGCCAGGTCCTGGGCCTGTTCCAGCTTGCCCATCGCCAAGGATTCCCGACCCTGCTTGAGCAGAATCTTGGGATCGGTCACTTTCTTGACCGTCGGCTTCATATCCTTAGCCGGTGTCGCCGGCATTTTCTTGGCAATATTGCTGAGCATTACGTCGGGAAGATCGTCTCCCATGACGTAGTTCTGCACCGGAGAGGCTTTGGCTTTTTCGCACAAAGATTTCGCCGTGGCATAGTCGCCTTTGTCGTAGGCGTCTTTCGCCTGCACCATCAACCGGTGAGCCGTTTCCGGCTGGCTGGCGGATTGCAGTTCTTGATCCACGAGCATACTGCTTCGTGCCATAGCTTCCGGTGAGACCGCCCCGATCCCCGGCAACAGCATAAGGCCGAACGCAAGTCGCTTCCAACCCCGAATTTTCGCCTGGAACACCCCTGGCCTCCTTTCCCCAACCATGCGTATACCCCTTCGCAGTTGCCCGGTGCTTCCCCCGAAACCCGAGCCGGTGACGAAATTTTTTCACCCCCGGCCCGGACCATCCGTGTCTGAGTCGACAGACGGATAATGATCCGACACTCCGAGCGGGTGCAGTTCTGTAATCAGTCGTGGGCAATAGCCATGCGTGCGAAAGCGATCAAGCCTAATAGACGAAAAAAAACCAGATTTTCTAAGGATTTTGGAAATCGATAAACTGCCCGATCATCAGTAATTCGCCGCATCCCCAAGTTTCCTCCGAAACTGTGTCCGCCAGTTGGGAGACGCCTTTTCTCCAGATTCCCACCGATTAGTGGGGGAAGTATCTTTTTCCTCGAGAATGCTTTAGAATTTTAATCCGAACCGGCAGGTTTGGGAGGATATGGGAAAGGGGTTGTCAACCCTTAGATTGTCATGCATTTGCCGGGAAGGTCATCAGATCATCAAATTTGATATAGTGGCGAAGGCCATTTTGATGACCTTTGAAGATTCCTTGGGGTTTTTGGCACTTCCCCACACAAAATTCCAATCCAATTCGTCTCTTTTGCTTTCAGATCTCCACGAGTGCCCTCTGACGTCGAAAGGTTCCAATCCCGGCAAGAATTGGATAAAGTAGTGTAATCGATACGTCCCTGTTTTCCCATGTAGGTTCCCATGAAACTAGCCATCGCAGCCGATCACGCCGGGTACGATTTGAAAGAAACCATCCGATACCTTCTCCTGAATACAGGCCATGAAGTAATCGATCTCGGCACGGACTCCGCTGATAAACCGGACGACTATCCCGATTTCGCTCTCGCGCTGGGAAAATCCATCCTTCAGAAATCGGCGGAGCGAGGAATTCTCGTCTGCGGTTCCGGAGTGGGAGCTTCGATCGCCGCAAATAAAATCCCCGGTGTACGGGCCGCCATCTGTCATGATCATTACTCCGCCGCTCAGGGGGTGGAGCACGACGATATGAATGTCCTGGTTCTAGGAGCCCGGGTGATTGGTTTAGCGACGGCCCAGGATCTGGTCACCGCCTTTCTGAATGCAACCTATTCGGGAGAAGAGCGTCACGCTCGCCGATTGGCCAAGGTGCTTGCCATCGAAGCGAACCCACCGAGAAGCTAATACGAAATAATTCGCACTGGTAGTTTTAAGTTCTAATCCAATCGATTTGGAACGAGTCTCTCAATCAAACTCATGCTGGTAGCCCTGGGCTTCGAGGGGCTGCCACTGATTATTCTCGTCTAAAAGTCGAATTCCCTGCTCTGCTTTTTGAATTCTTCCTATCGCCGTGCAATTCCACATCGGGTCTTTACGAATTTGCTCGGCCACCGATTCCGAAACCGTGAAGCAGAGTTCGAAATCCTCCCCATCGTGCAAAGCATGATATTCAGGAGTCCGGCCATCCTGCCGCGAAAGTTGTTGCGCCGCGGGCGTGATCGGTAATTCTCTGGCCCAAATCTCTGCCCCGCAATGGCTCTCCTCACAGATATGTCCAAGATCCCGGCTGAGCCCATCGCTCAAATCGATCATCGAGTGTAGGTCGAAGGCCCTGTGAAGTTGAAGCGCTTCCCGGACTCGGGGCTCAAAGTTCAGATGCCTCCCGAGGATAGATCCGCCTAAGGGCCCAGTTACAAAAATCACATCACCTATTTCAGCCCCGCTCCGTTTCACCGGCCCTTTTGCGGTGCTCTCCCCAAAAAGGGTAATGGAAATGCTCAATGGGCCGTTCCAGGAATTGGTGTCACCGCCGATAATCTCCACTTCGTAGTCTCGGGCCAAGCTTTCAATTCCCCGAAAAAGCCCCTGAGCGATTTCTGCTCCTTTTTTGCGCGGCAATGCCAGACTGATGAGAGCGGCCTTCGGAATACCTGCCATGGCCGCAATGTCCGATAAATTCACTGCTAAAGCCTTGCGGCCGACCGCTTCCGCGCCGGCTTCGGCCAAGAGGAAGCAGCTCCCTTCGAGCAGCATATCCGTTGTAATCAGTGCATCGCAACCGGGGGAAAATCGAAACCCGGCGGTGTCATCTCCTATTCCAATGGTCGTTTGATGACCCGGGGTCTGTCGCTTTCGCAGCCAGTCTATGAAGCCGAATTCGTGCATTCTTCAAAAATTCCTTCTCCCAAATCCTACAACCCGCAAGGCTTATCGTATCTCTTACCTAATCGGGCGATTGAAAAATCGGATGAACCCCGACATACCTGAAAAAACTAAGGTAAACTGCAAAGATGCTTTCCTTCGCATGACGCAAGGTTTATCCTATTGGAAAGCGCGATATAACTCGGACAGCTTAACAGCCGAACCCCTTGACACCGAGGCCGGAAGGTCCATGAGCAACTCAACGAACTTTGCATCTGCGGTCACAGGATCCATTGGTGCGCCAACTTATCTTGATCGAACCTACGGTCAGCCCTTATTCCATACGGAAAGCGACGTCCTGGCGATGCGCTTCTCGGAAGACGGATTGATCTGGACGATCGAAGAATGCGGTTTGCTTCGCCAATGGTCTCTCGATGGGCGACAGATCTCGCGTGTGTTCCTGAACGATCTCGAAAATGTGTGGCAATTCTCCCCGACCGGGAAATTTGTCGCCTCGGGCAGTCAGGAACTCTGTCTTTGGTACGTCAACAGCGGTCAGGAAGCATTCCGGGTAGATACCGAATGCTGGATTACCGCTCTGGCCTTCTCCGCCGATGGCAAACTCCTGGCGAGCGGCCACGACGATGGCAGCGTCCGCATCTGGGACACCAAAGGTTTAAAACTGCTTCAAAAAGTCGATCTGCATACTGTGGCCATCTCGGCCCTCGCCTTCCGACCCAACGGTACGGAACTGGCGAGTGCGGCGGAAGATCGCAAGATTCGCATCTTGAATCTCGAATCCTACCAAGTCACCACGACTCTGCTGGGCCATCCCGATCGCATCCCGGCCTTGGTCTGGTCGGTGAACTCCGATCTGCTCCTTTCCGCGGGCTGGGATACCAGCGTTCGAATCTGGCAGCCCCCGCAGGTCGAACCGAAGATGCTTTTGAACACGCACTCCGAACAGGTCACCTCGCTGGCCATCAGCCGCGATGGGCACTTCTTAGCGTGTGCGGACTCCGATTTTGAAATTCATATCTGGGATAACCTGGAAGCCAAGAAACCGAGCTATTCGTTCCGCGGACCTACCGAAGAAATCAAGGTCATGGCCTTTTCCCCCGATGGCGTACACTTCGCCTCGGCCGGAGCCGACCATACGATTTGCGTCTGGAACATCAAATCGGGTGAAATGAAAGGCGGTCCCACCGCCGCGGTACGCCATCAGATCGCGGTGCTGCCTCAGAACAAGAAAGAACTTTTGCTGAGTTCCGTCGGAGCTTCGCTGCAATCCTGGGAAACGGAATCGGCGCATTTGACTCTGCTGCCGACTAAAGAAACGATCCGCTCCGTCGCCGCGAGTGCGGATGGCCGCTGGATTGCCACCAGTAACGAAACGCCTCAGGTTGAAATCTGGGATGCCGCTAAGCAGACGCTGGTTCGGACTCTGAATCATACTTTCGGGCCGATCTCCTGCCTGAATTTCGCTCCCGATTCGAAGACATTGGCAACGGCGAGTCTGAGCGATGGTCTCGCGTGGATTTGGGATCTGAACGAGAAAGAGGCGATTCTGGTGATCCCGGAAGCCGCCGAGTCCTGTTCGATCGAAACCCTGGCCTTTCATCCGAAAGGTAACCTTCTGGCCGTTGGCGGGGTCGATTTCCTGGCCACCAGCGGTTCGGATGGAGCGGTCTGTCTCTGGAATCTCGACGAAAAGGAAAAACTCACAACTTTCGACCACGGGGTTACAGCCCTCTGCTTCGATCCGCAGGGTCGTTATCTGGCCGGGGGTTCGCTCAAGAATTCCCTAGTGGTTTGGGACTTGAAGGACGACAGGGAAATTTTCGACTTGCCCGGCCATACCAATCGGATCGGCGCTTTGGCTTTCAGTCCCGATGGCTCCTGGCTGGTGTCCGCCAGCGACGATTGCACGCTGCGGGTATGGAACGTTTTGAATGGCCGGCTTGTGATCGCCCGAACCTTCGATACGGAAATTCATTCTCTCGCTTTCGGAGAGAACGGCCGATACCTTTACACCGGCAACGCCGATTCCACTTGCTACCGACTCTTGATGAGTCAGTTGCTGGAAGACTAATCGCATCGATTTACCCGTCGGACAGAAAGCCCGACGGGTATTAATACCAGAAGATCCGATCGATCGGTTCCGTCACTTCCAGGACGACATATCGTCCCGAACGGAAAACGACTTTCTGGTCCCAGGGAAAGGCTGTTTTCGCAAAATCGGGCAAGCTTGGGGGAAACTCCGGATTGTTGTCCGCCATTTCTTTATCGGGTATATCGAAGTACCACTTGGGCAGTGAAAGATCGACCACTGCATATTTAGGGGAGCACTTCAGGACATCGGCCCGAATTAAATCTCGTTTACTTTGAAACATCAACGCTGTATGCACGTGCAGATAGCGAATGGCGGGTTTCAGGTTCAATTCCCGATAAATCAAAAACGTCGCATCGCACCAGCAGACGAGTTGTCCCTCCTGCAAGTTCAGCGGTTTCAGAAAATTGACGACGTCGCGCTGGGCTACATACGATGGCACACCGAGATGATCGCGGAAATACGGCAGTTTATCTCGAACCACATCGGGGCAATCCCATTTCAGACAGTCGGACCAAAGTTCCAGTCGCTCGGGATCCAAGGAACAGTGATAGGGGAAAAAGACGTAGAAGGTGGCCGGGCTTCGCTGCTTCCAGGAGTTCAGATAATGACCAATCGAGCTGTCCTCTTTCATACCGCAGATGTGAGAACTGATTAGCACCCAGAAAACGACGCAGATCAGCGCTTTGCCCACATAAGAAGCCACGAGAGCAATTCCCAAAATCATCCCGGGCGCCTGAATGTATGCCATCGATTTCTGCAAGAGAAATGCCTGTGCAATCCAGGTGAGATACAAAACCGCCAGCAGGGAACGGTAATAGGTGGTTGCCGTAGCCTCACGACTTCGGTAATTCCAGATTGCAAAAATCGCCAGGGGAATGGCCACCGCATGCAACCGGGACCAGGGTTGCAGTGTGAACCAGAAGGAAACCCAACGGAAGTGATACTCCGAACTCGACCAGTCGTAATATTCGGGATTCCAGTTCAGGAAGATGTCGAGCATCGGTGCCAGGGAACCGCTGGCGATCAGCCAGCAACTCATGGCCGAGCCGACCAGCACAACGCCCACAAAGATTCCCAGAAAGCCGGGTGGTCGGCCTAAGGAACCG
The genomic region above belongs to Telmatocola sphagniphila and contains:
- the rpiB gene encoding ribose 5-phosphate isomerase B — protein: MKLAIAADHAGYDLKETIRYLLLNTGHEVIDLGTDSADKPDDYPDFALALGKSILQKSAERGILVCGSGVGASIAANKIPGVRAAICHDHYSAAQGVEHDDMNVLVLGARVIGLATAQDLVTAFLNATYSGEERHARRLAKVLAIEANPPRS
- a CDS encoding thiamine-phosphate kinase — its product is MHEFGFIDWLRKRQTPGHQTTIGIGDDTAGFRFSPGCDALITTDMLLEGSCFLLAEAGAEAVGRKALAVNLSDIAAMAGIPKAALISLALPRKKGAEIAQGLFRGIESLARDYEVEIIGGDTNSWNGPLSISITLFGESTAKGPVKRSGAEIGDVIFVTGPLGGSILGRHLNFEPRVREALQLHRAFDLHSMIDLSDGLSRDLGHICEESHCGAEIWARELPITPAAQQLSRQDGRTPEYHALHDGEDFELCFTVSESVAEQIRKDPMWNCTAIGRIQKAEQGIRLLDENNQWQPLEAQGYQHEFD
- a CDS encoding WD40 repeat domain-containing protein; this translates as MSNSTNFASAVTGSIGAPTYLDRTYGQPLFHTESDVLAMRFSEDGLIWTIEECGLLRQWSLDGRQISRVFLNDLENVWQFSPTGKFVASGSQELCLWYVNSGQEAFRVDTECWITALAFSADGKLLASGHDDGSVRIWDTKGLKLLQKVDLHTVAISALAFRPNGTELASAAEDRKIRILNLESYQVTTTLLGHPDRIPALVWSVNSDLLLSAGWDTSVRIWQPPQVEPKMLLNTHSEQVTSLAISRDGHFLACADSDFEIHIWDNLEAKKPSYSFRGPTEEIKVMAFSPDGVHFASAGADHTICVWNIKSGEMKGGPTAAVRHQIAVLPQNKKELLLSSVGASLQSWETESAHLTLLPTKETIRSVAASADGRWIATSNETPQVEIWDAAKQTLVRTLNHTFGPISCLNFAPDSKTLATASLSDGLAWIWDLNEKEAILVIPEAAESCSIETLAFHPKGNLLAVGGVDFLATSGSDGAVCLWNLDEKEKLTTFDHGVTALCFDPQGRYLAGGSLKNSLVVWDLKDDREIFDLPGHTNRIGALAFSPDGSWLVSASDDCTLRVWNVLNGRLVIARTFDTEIHSLAFGENGRYLYTGNADSTCYRLLMSQLLED